From Vreelandella neptunia, the proteins below share one genomic window:
- the phnC gene encoding phosphonate ABC transporter ATP-binding protein → MLTLTGVGKRYPTGDRALTDIELTLPKGQVMALIGPSGAGKSTLIRCVNRLVEPTQGSIRLDGTELTKLSGHKLRHARRSMGMIFQEYALVDRLTVMENVLSGQLGYVGFWRSFLRRYPQEAVIEAFRLLERVGLPHAIDKRADALSGGQRQRVGIARALLQSPKLLLVDEPTASLDPKTSRQIMRLIRELCAERELAAIINIHDVALAQQFADRIVGLRAGEIVFDGLPSELTSEILTTIYGEEDWDTTPEPMDDEVSGDEATNTAAINPPYARVMSTIEAGAAR, encoded by the coding sequence ATGTTGACACTCACCGGCGTTGGCAAACGTTACCCTACCGGGGATCGAGCGCTGACGGATATTGAACTCACGCTGCCCAAAGGCCAAGTGATGGCGCTGATTGGCCCCTCTGGCGCGGGTAAAAGCACGCTAATTCGCTGTGTTAACCGGCTGGTTGAGCCTACCCAGGGCAGCATTCGTCTGGACGGCACGGAGCTGACGAAGCTCTCGGGGCATAAGCTGCGTCACGCCCGCCGCTCCATGGGCATGATTTTCCAAGAGTATGCGCTGGTAGACCGCTTAACCGTGATGGAGAACGTACTGTCGGGTCAGCTCGGTTATGTGGGCTTTTGGCGCAGCTTCCTGCGCCGCTACCCGCAGGAGGCCGTGATTGAAGCCTTCCGTCTATTGGAGCGAGTGGGGCTGCCGCATGCCATTGATAAACGCGCCGATGCCCTGTCTGGCGGCCAACGCCAACGGGTGGGTATCGCCAGGGCGCTCCTGCAAAGTCCCAAACTGTTGCTGGTGGATGAACCTACCGCCAGCCTTGACCCAAAAACTTCCCGGCAAATCATGCGCTTGATTCGTGAGCTATGCGCAGAGCGCGAATTGGCGGCGATCATCAATATTCACGACGTAGCGCTGGCCCAGCAGTTTGCTGACCGCATTGTCGGCCTGCGGGCGGGTGAAATCGTCTTTGATGGCCTTCCCAGCGAACTCACCAGCGAGATCCTTACCACGATTTACGGTGAAGAGGATTGGGATACCACGCCTGAACCAATGGACGATGAAGTCAGCGGTGATGAGGCGACTAACACTGCTGCGATTAATCCTCCCTACGCGCGGGTGATGTCGACCATTGAAGCGGGAGCGGCACGATGA
- the phnD gene encoding phosphate/phosphite/phosphonate ABC transporter substrate-binding protein has product MQTLSLSRTLISAAVASAFALAAVNASADLSSRYVDNDGDMVADVPSDESQWVDPDTLVFAYTPVEDPAVYADVWSDFLDHLSDATGKKVQFFPVQSNAAQQEALRAGRLHVAGFNTGGVPVAVNCGGFRPFAMMAAEDGSFGYEMEIITYPGSGIEAVEDLQGRQLAFTSETSNSGFRAPSALLRSEYGMEAGEDFETAFSGSHDNSILGVVNEDYDAAAIANSVGKRMISRGVVNEGDYDIIYTSQTFPTTAYGLANNLNPELAEKIQDAFFSYDWEGTALESEFANSGEAQFIPITYQENWEVIRTIADANGVTYDCD; this is encoded by the coding sequence ATGCAGACATTATCTCTCTCCCGCACGTTAATCAGCGCCGCCGTTGCTAGCGCCTTCGCCCTGGCTGCGGTGAACGCTTCTGCGGATCTGTCGTCGCGCTATGTGGATAACGATGGCGATATGGTCGCCGATGTTCCCAGCGATGAGTCTCAGTGGGTGGATCCGGATACCTTGGTGTTTGCCTATACCCCGGTTGAAGACCCAGCGGTTTACGCTGACGTCTGGTCTGACTTTTTGGATCACCTGAGCGACGCCACCGGCAAAAAAGTGCAGTTCTTCCCGGTGCAGTCCAACGCTGCCCAGCAGGAAGCGCTGCGCGCTGGCCGTCTCCACGTAGCCGGTTTCAATACCGGCGGCGTACCGGTCGCGGTTAACTGCGGTGGTTTCCGCCCCTTCGCCATGATGGCCGCTGAAGATGGCAGTTTTGGCTATGAGATGGAGATCATTACCTACCCAGGAAGCGGCATTGAAGCCGTTGAAGACTTGCAGGGTCGCCAGCTAGCGTTTACCTCCGAGACCTCAAACTCTGGCTTCCGCGCTCCCTCGGCGCTGCTGCGCTCTGAGTACGGTATGGAAGCGGGCGAAGATTTTGAGACCGCATTCTCTGGCTCCCACGATAACTCTATTCTTGGCGTCGTCAACGAAGATTACGACGCGGCGGCGATTGCTAACTCTGTAGGCAAGCGGATGATTTCCCGCGGTGTGGTGAACGAAGGTGATTACGACATCATCTACACCTCACAAACCTTCCCCACCACCGCTTACGGGCTGGCGAATAACCTGAATCCGGAACTTGCCGAGAAAATTCAGGATGCGTTCTTCAGCTACGACTGGGAAGGCACTGCCCTCGAGTCAGAATTCGCCAACTCCGGCGAAGCACAGTTTATTCCGATTACTTATCAGGAAAACTGGGAAGTTATTCGCACCATCGCTGACGCCAACGGCGTGACCTACGACTGCGATTAA
- the phnE gene encoding phosphonate ABC transporter, permease protein PhnE yields MNEQARQQAAQRGQWRRLPLIESPRLRWGLAIGAVVYLFLALASVEVNWARVAEGAGRAVNFLGAFMQPDFVSRYDDIVAGLLESLTMTLTSTVLGVLLAIPVGLGAARNISPLPIYFVCRGIIAVSRTFQEIIIAILFVVMFGFGPFAGMITLAFATIGFMAKLLAEDIEDLDWRQVEAVRATGASWWQTMNHAVQPQVMPRLIGLSMYRLDINFRESSVIGIVGAGGIGATLNTSLSRYEYDTSAAILLIIIAIVLLCEYSSSHVRRWTQ; encoded by the coding sequence ATGAACGAGCAGGCACGCCAGCAGGCGGCGCAGCGCGGTCAGTGGCGGCGACTACCGCTAATTGAGAGTCCCCGCTTGCGCTGGGGGCTCGCCATCGGCGCAGTGGTGTATCTGTTTTTAGCGCTTGCCTCGGTCGAGGTGAACTGGGCGCGGGTGGCGGAAGGCGCGGGCCGAGCGGTTAATTTTTTAGGCGCCTTTATGCAGCCCGACTTTGTCAGCCGCTACGACGATATCGTCGCGGGCTTGCTGGAAAGCTTGACTATGACGCTCACCTCCACGGTACTGGGTGTGCTACTGGCGATACCCGTGGGCTTAGGGGCAGCGCGAAATATTTCACCACTGCCGATCTACTTTGTGTGTCGCGGGATTATCGCCGTTTCACGTACGTTCCAGGAGATCATCATCGCCATTCTGTTTGTGGTGATGTTCGGCTTTGGGCCCTTTGCGGGCATGATCACCCTGGCATTTGCGACGATTGGCTTTATGGCCAAGCTGCTGGCGGAAGATATCGAGGACTTGGATTGGCGGCAGGTAGAAGCGGTGCGCGCCACGGGCGCCAGTTGGTGGCAAACCATGAATCACGCCGTGCAGCCCCAGGTCATGCCGCGTTTGATTGGGCTTTCCATGTACCGTTTGGATATCAACTTCCGTGAGTCCTCGGTGATTGGCATCGTCGGTGCAGGCGGTATTGGCGCCACGCTGAATACCTCGCTGAGCCGCTATGAGTACGATACCTCTGCGGCGATTCTGCTGATTATCATCGCCATCGTGCTGCTGTGCGAGTACAGCTCAAGCCACGTTCGCCGCTGGACTCAGTAA